The proteins below are encoded in one region of Enterobacteriaceae endosymbiont of Plateumaris consimilis:
- the recB gene encoding exodeoxyribonuclease V subunit beta: MMQNITKIKEFNPFMDNLNQKCLIEASAGTGKTFTIIIIYLRFLLGLYKNNGFNIPLSVEEILVVTFTDVSTQDLCKRIKNSIKILRIACIKGNSPYPIINNFLKEIKNLYKASLILLKAELNFHNATILTIHSFCHKILNIKNYEINGFIYNKKLINNEIYLQYNASISFWRKYLYPLPKNIAKIILKYWATPNDLINQLLPFLSKVELPKFYLKNINLVEQFNKNIENIKFLKKQWMKYKDIIINIITESHINKHIYNNKSIKFWIENINQWSVKNTEDNFVPEQLKRFSQNVLITKTINEKKFPKHILFKNIDIYLNKIISLKTLIIIKAIKYIKYLIKKNKEKNEQISFNDLLLILNKSLNKFDGNKNLAKDIRKLYPVALIDEFQDTDIQQYNIFKKIYINKSNCTLILIGDPKQAIYSFRGADVFTYIKASLEIKNRYTLKNNWRSSKTMINGVNKIFSNCKYPFFFKNIIFYPTSYVKQKLNYNFIVNDIIQPGITIWFLPKETNLNSYRQIISYKCAYEICKWLILGQEQKIFLQKNKNSSNIITISDITVLVRNKYEANIIQKEFIKFNIPSIYLSNTNSVFETIEAKELVLLLKSILEPHKIKQLKNILASNLFNIDLSNLDYKKEQYFLEKSINQFIKYRNLWNKNGILLMLENIFLKKNFLFKKNIINNFHKKKIQNILHIAELIEIEFLKIKNKKQIILWLIKQISFPNNRSFEQQIRIQNDSNQIKIITIHKAKGLQFPLVWIPFISSNFLDLINNEGIIYHDRKTLKTIIDFNKNNDSIKYALEELLSENLRLLYVSLTRSIFHCSIGIGNIKNTKIKYQKYFPHRNAVEFLINNKGYIDHKNFQNLLFNLQNKDIEIKIITKKKQIQYNPIYLIEKKNNYHCNKKLKIFKYQTILITSYSIIKNDLNLNNNIYKYKLFNSKKKIKKTSHTFPTGKKIGIILHEIFEKLDFTKKILYSFIKKKLFNKEIDCSWYTILIKWLTNILHHPLGIDKIILNKIQNKNKITELEFYLHINNKLCIMKLYNIICKYDKISRKLPKLNNDFQGILKGFIDLVFLWNKKYYLIDYKSNWLGKNYNKYTKKYMEKNICLNRYDLQYQIYTLALHKYLCSRIKNYNYEKHFGSVIYLYIRGINNIENNSNGIWEVRPSYELIKKLDQLIT, from the coding sequence ATGATGCAAAATATAACAAAAATTAAAGAATTTAATCCTTTTATGGATAATTTAAACCAAAAATGTTTAATAGAAGCTTCAGCTGGTACTGGAAAAACTTTTACAATAATTATTATTTATTTACGTTTTTTATTAGGTTTATATAAAAATAATGGATTTAATATTCCATTATCAGTTGAAGAAATATTAGTAGTTACATTTACTGATGTTTCTACACAAGATTTATGTAAAAGAATAAAAAATAGTATAAAAATATTACGTATAGCATGTATAAAAGGTAATAGTCCATATCCTATTATTAATAATTTTCTAAAAGAAATAAAAAATTTATATAAAGCAAGTTTAATTTTATTAAAAGCAGAATTAAATTTTCATAATGCAACAATTTTAACTATTCATTCATTTTGTCATAAAATATTAAATATCAAAAATTATGAAATCAATGGTTTTATATATAATAAAAAATTAATTAATAATGAAATTTATTTACAATATAATGCATCTATAAGTTTTTGGAGAAAATATTTGTATCCTCTACCAAAAAATATTGCAAAAATTATATTAAAATATTGGGCAACTCCTAATGATTTAATAAATCAATTATTACCATTTTTATCCAAAGTTGAATTACCTAAATTTTATTTAAAAAATATTAATTTAGTAGAACAATTTAATAAAAATATTGAAAACATTAAATTTTTAAAAAAACAATGGATGAAATATAAAGATATTATTATAAATATAATAACAGAATCTCATATTAATAAACATATTTATAATAATAAATCTATAAAATTTTGGATAGAAAATATAAATCAATGGTCAGTGAAAAATACTGAAGATAATTTTGTTCCAGAACAATTAAAAAGATTTTCTCAAAATGTTTTAATTACAAAAACTATAAATGAAAAAAAGTTTCCTAAACATATATTATTTAAAAATATAGATATATATTTAAATAAAATAATTAGTTTAAAAACTTTAATAATAATTAAAGCTATAAAATATATTAAATATTTAATAAAAAAAAATAAAGAAAAAAATGAACAAATTAGTTTCAATGATTTATTATTAATATTAAATAAATCATTAAATAAATTTGATGGAAATAAAAATTTAGCAAAAGATATAAGAAAATTGTATCCTGTTGCATTAATAGATGAATTCCAAGATACAGATATTCAACAATATAATATTTTTAAAAAAATATATATAAATAAATCTAATTGTACATTAATATTAATAGGAGACCCCAAACAAGCTATTTATTCTTTTAGAGGTGCTGATGTTTTTACTTATATTAAAGCTTCTCTTGAAATTAAAAATCGTTACACATTAAAAAATAATTGGCGATCATCTAAAACTATGATTAATGGTGTTAATAAAATATTTTCTAACTGTAAATATCCTTTTTTTTTTAAAAACATAATTTTTTATCCAACATCATATGTTAAACAAAAATTAAATTATAATTTTATTGTAAATGATATTATTCAACCAGGTATTACTATCTGGTTTTTACCTAAAGAAACGAACTTAAATTCATATAGACAAATAATATCATATAAGTGTGCTTATGAAATTTGTAAATGGCTTATTTTAGGTCAAGAACAAAAAATTTTTTTACAAAAAAATAAAAATAGTAGTAATATTATTACTATTTCAGATATAACAGTATTGGTACGTAATAAATATGAAGCTAATATTATACAAAAAGAATTCATTAAATTTAATATTCCTTCTATATATTTGTCTAACACTAATAGTGTTTTTGAAACAATAGAAGCAAAAGAATTAGTATTATTATTAAAATCTATTTTAGAACCACATAAAATAAAACAATTAAAAAATATTTTAGCAAGTAATTTATTTAATATAGATTTATCTAATTTAGATTATAAAAAAGAACAATATTTTTTAGAAAAAAGTATTAATCAATTTATTAAATACAGGAATTTATGGAATAAAAATGGAATTTTATTAATGTTAGAAAATATTTTTTTAAAAAAAAATTTTTTATTTAAAAAAAATATAATTAATAATTTTCATAAAAAAAAAATACAGAATATATTACATATAGCAGAATTAATAGAAATAGAGTTTTTAAAAATTAAAAACAAAAAACAAATTATTTTATGGTTAATAAAACAAATTTCTTTTCCAAATAATAGATCATTTGAACAACAAATAAGAATACAAAATGATTCTAATCAAATAAAAATAATTACTATTCATAAAGCTAAAGGATTACAATTTCCATTAGTATGGATACCTTTTATTTCTTCTAATTTTTTAGATTTAATAAATAATGAAGGAATAATTTATCATGATAGAAAAACGTTAAAAACTATTATAGATTTTAATAAAAATAACGATAGCATAAAATATGCATTAGAAGAATTATTATCAGAAAATTTACGATTATTATATGTATCTTTAACTAGATCAATTTTTCATTGTAGTATTGGTATAGGCAATATTAAAAATACTAAAATAAAATATCAAAAATATTTTCCACATAGAAATGCTGTAGAATTTTTAATAAATAATAAAGGTTATATAGATCATAAAAATTTTCAAAATTTATTATTTAATTTACAAAATAAAGATATTGAAATTAAAATTATAACTAAAAAAAAACAAATACAATATAATCCTATTTATCTTATAGAAAAAAAAAATAATTATCACTGTAATAAAAAATTAAAAATTTTTAAATATCAAACAATATTAATTACAAGTTATTCAATTATTAAAAATGATTTAAATTTAAATAACAATATTTATAAATATAAATTATTTAACTCTAAAAAAAAAATCAAGAAAACATCGCATACATTTCCTACGGGTAAAAAAATTGGAATTATTTTACATGAAATTTTCGAAAAATTGGATTTTACTAAAAAAATTTTATATTCTTTTATTAAAAAAAAATTATTTAATAAAGAAATTGATTGTTCTTGGTATACAATATTAATAAAATGGTTAACAAATATATTACATCATCCATTAGGAATAGATAAAATTATTTTAAATAAAATACAAAATAAAAATAAAATAACAGAATTAGAATTTTATTTACATATAAATAATAAATTATGTATTATGAAATTATATAATATAATATGTAAATATGATAAAATATCCAGAAAGTTACCGAAATTAAATAATGATTTTCAAGGAATATTAAAAGGATTTATTGATCTAGTATTTTTATGGAATAAAAAATATTATTTAATAGATTATAAATCTAATTGGTTAGGAAAAAATTATAATAAATATACTAAAAAATATATGGAAAAAAATATATGTTTAAATAGATATGATTTACAATATCAAATATATACATTAGCTTTACATAAATATCTTTGCTCTCGTATTAAAAATTATAATTATGAAAAACATTTTGGAAGTGTTATATATTTATATATTAGAGGTATTAACAATATAGAAAATAATTCAAATGGTATTTGGGAAGTAAGACCATCTTATGAATTAATTAAAAAATTAGATCAATTAATTACTTAA
- a CDS encoding exodeoxyribonuclease V subunit gamma — MNNEDDLIYLRYWINDIGIKYGLDFSNFKNLSLPKDQYTWKFGLYRMLYGYAIDNNSGSWKSIIPYNGTFGVLGELLGKFTYFLFTLYKWKKRLKKKQLIKNWKKKLIQLYSEFFCSNIYTNKYMKHIFKNIILFIDNGININYKKKISIDIIIKEFQILLKKKKKQFNYSYNKINFCNFGQLNCISFKASFVIGMNSKYYPKYSYPVIFNLIKKYPKQNDKNNLDQAKYFFLELLISSKKKLYLSYIDNKNINYDKKYPSILITELLEYISDNYEIKKNKIYNYIIDHICHINQKKNIFINFNINNYGFLNKKNIFYKKLSILKIKKVILKNILYFWKDPLKGFFNQRLGVYLQDLNQIQFSEIEPFSLDYLTKYQINIKILHSLILNTNINLIYYNYLNKGILPYGNYGKILWDNNKKNIYKLLNNLKSYKYDNIIKYINLNISGITLYGTINLISYIEGFIKYEPKIIDIKSIISFWIEHLILCIINIKKEEKFISKIIGFKNTQYIFNYIKPDIAIILLKKYIDGYIHGLNIPIMLPMQSSWKWLCYCYDKKNKCINYDNFTQKKAKNIFFYFWNINSNFIGKYNNVYFNRLNYFFNEKNWLKTIKLIEKWLLPIIFYMK; from the coding sequence ATGAATAATGAAGATGATTTAATATATCTTCGTTATTGGATAAATGATATTGGTATAAAATATGGGTTAGATTTTAGTAATTTTAAAAATCTTTCTTTGCCTAAAGATCAATATACTTGGAAATTTGGATTATATCGTATGTTATATGGATATGCTATAGATAATAATTCAGGAAGTTGGAAGAGTATAATTCCTTATAACGGTACATTTGGAGTATTAGGAGAACTATTAGGAAAATTTACTTATTTTTTATTTACATTATATAAATGGAAAAAACGATTAAAAAAAAAACAATTAATCAAAAATTGGAAAAAAAAACTAATACAATTATATTCAGAATTTTTTTGTTCAAATATTTATACAAATAAGTATATGAAACATATATTTAAAAATATTATTTTATTTATTGATAATGGAATAAATATAAATTATAAAAAAAAAATATCCATTGATATTATTATAAAAGAATTTCAAATATTATTAAAAAAGAAAAAAAAACAATTTAATTATTCTTACAATAAAATTAATTTTTGTAATTTTGGACAATTAAATTGTATATCCTTTAAAGCTAGTTTTGTAATAGGTATGAATAGTAAATATTATCCTAAATATTCATATCCAGTAATTTTTAATTTAATAAAAAAGTATCCTAAACAAAATGATAAAAATAATTTAGATCAAGCAAAATATTTTTTTCTTGAGTTATTAATATCTTCTAAAAAAAAATTATATTTAAGTTACATTGATAATAAAAATATAAATTATGATAAAAAATATCCTTCTATTCTAATTACTGAATTATTAGAATATATTTCTGATAACTATGAGATTAAAAAAAATAAAATTTATAATTATATTATTGATCATATATGTCATATTAATCAAAAAAAAAATATTTTTATAAATTTTAATATAAATAACTATGGTTTTTTAAATAAAAAAAACATTTTTTATAAAAAATTATCAATTTTAAAAATAAAAAAAGTTATATTAAAAAATATTTTATATTTTTGGAAAGATCCTTTAAAAGGATTTTTTAATCAAAGATTAGGAGTATATTTACAAGATTTAAATCAAATTCAATTTTCAGAAATAGAACCTTTTTCACTTGATTATTTAACAAAATATCAAATTAATATAAAAATATTACATTCTTTAATTCTTAATACAAACATTAATTTGATTTATTATAATTATCTCAACAAAGGAATTTTACCTTATGGTAACTATGGAAAAATATTATGGGATAATAATAAAAAAAATATATATAAATTATTAAATAATTTAAAATCATATAAATATGATAATATAATTAAATATATTAATTTAAATATTTCTGGAATAACATTATATGGAACAATAAATCTTATAAGTTATATTGAAGGTTTCATAAAATATGAACCTAAAATTATAGATATAAAATCTATTATATCATTTTGGATTGAACATTTAATTTTATGTATAATAAATATTAAAAAAGAAGAAAAATTTATTTCAAAAATTATAGGATTTAAAAATACACAATATATTTTTAATTATATTAAACCTGATATAGCAATCATTTTATTAAAAAAATATATTGATGGATATATACATGGGTTAAATATTCCGATTATGTTACCTATGCAAAGTTCTTGGAAATGGTTATGTTATTGTTACGACAAAAAAAATAAATGTATTAATTATGATAATTTTACACAAAAAAAAGCAAAAAATATTTTTTTTTATTTTTGGAATATAAATTCTAATTTTATTGGAAAATATAATAATGTTTATTTTAACAGATTAAATTATTTTTTTAATGAAAAAAATTGGTTAAAAACTATAAAATTAATAGAAAAATGGCTTTTACCTATCATTTTTTATATGAAATAA
- a CDS encoding exodeoxyribonuclease V subunit gamma, producing the protein MFTTYHSNDLDILLNLIKYNILKNPLNNPLQTEIIILSDLTLIPYLKINLSKIIGIHANINYINPEKFIWDLFIKIIPKITKENIFNKKMIIWQLMNIIPEIIVLPEFKNFKKYLSNIKNTNYLFQISIHIANLYDEYQKYRPKWLFLWEKNTEIFLTNDKDHIWQAKLWKKLIRYNEIILGKQLWYLSKLYNYIINIKNIKKIKYSVLPERIFILETQNIPLIYLQLLEKLTDYIEIHILIKNPCIHYWDNIQINKNDKFNNSLLFSWGNYGLNNINKLINLQSRMIESFVKIKSTNLLNNIQKDILLLQNNSLLKNKKKINITDDSIQVNIFTDAKQEIEFLSINIIKLINNNNYYLHDIIVISPNLEIYLPFIYSIFNKKNLPFNIYLDINKKNMFDIPDTFFFY; encoded by the coding sequence ATGTTTACAACATATCATTCTAATGATTTGGATATTTTATTAAATTTAATAAAATATAATATTTTAAAAAATCCATTAAATAATCCATTACAAACAGAAATTATAATTTTATCTGATTTAACGTTAATTCCATATTTAAAGATTAATTTATCTAAAATAATAGGAATACATGCTAATATTAATTACATTAATCCAGAAAAATTTATTTGGGATTTATTTATAAAAATTATTCCAAAAATTACAAAAGAAAATATCTTTAATAAAAAAATGATTATTTGGCAACTGATGAATATCATTCCAGAAATAATTGTTTTACCTGAATTTAAAAATTTTAAAAAATATTTAAGTAATATAAAAAATACTAATTATTTATTTCAAATATCAATTCATATTGCTAATTTATATGATGAATACCAAAAATATCGTCCAAAATGGTTGTTTTTATGGGAAAAAAATACAGAAATATTTCTTACAAATGATAAAGATCATATTTGGCAAGCTAAATTATGGAAAAAATTAATTAGATATAATGAAATAATATTAGGTAAACAGTTATGGTATTTAAGTAAATTATATAATTATATTATCAATATTAAAAATATAAAAAAAATAAAATATTCTGTTTTACCAGAAAGAATATTTATTTTAGAAACACAAAATATACCTTTAATATATTTACAATTATTAGAAAAATTAACAGATTATATAGAAATTCATATTTTGATTAAAAATCCTTGTATACATTATTGGGATAATATTCAAATAAATAAAAATGATAAATTTAATAATTCATTGTTATTTTCTTGGGGAAATTATGGATTAAATAATATAAATAAACTAATAAATTTACAGTCAAGAATGATAGAATCATTTGTAAAAATAAAATCTACAAATTTATTAAATAATATACAAAAAGATATTTTATTATTACAAAATAATTCTTTATTAAAGAATAAAAAAAAAATTAATATTACAGATGATTCTATACAAGTAAACATTTTTACAGATGCTAAACAAGAAATAGAATTTTTATCAATTAATATTATTAAATTAATTAATAATAATAATTATTATTTACATGATATTATTGTCATTTCGCCTAATTTAGAAATTTATCTACCTTTTATTTATTCTATTTTTAATAAAAAAAATTTACCTTTTAATATTTATCTAGATATTAATAAAAAAAATATGTTTGATATCCCAGATACATTTTTTTTTTATTAA
- the lgt gene encoding prolipoprotein diacylglyceryl transferase, which yields MNIQYLSFPQINPIAITIYGINIYWYSLMYLISFLFIVNILKLKSHNNLYWNYKENEILLYLSFIGLLLGGRLGYTLFYNLQYFLIHPISLFQVREGGMSFHGGLIGAILVIFIYSIYYKKNFLQLTDFIVPLVPLGLGMGRIGNFINGELWGRVAINIPWAIIFPNSTQSDLIYIQNNQNYIYLFIKYGNLPRHPSQIYEFFLEGLILFIILNIKFVKRKILGYNTSMFLLFYGIFRIFVEFFREPDVQLGLFFNYITMGQILSLPMVFIGFLMILYHTTQKNLINSS from the coding sequence ATGAATATACAATATTTATCTTTTCCACAAATTAATCCAATTGCTATTACAATATATGGTATTAATATTTATTGGTATAGTTTAATGTATTTAATTAGTTTTTTATTTATAGTAAATATATTAAAATTAAAATCACATAATAATTTATATTGGAATTATAAAGAAAATGAAATTTTATTATATTTATCTTTTATAGGATTATTATTAGGCGGTAGGTTAGGATATACATTATTTTACAATTTACAATATTTTTTAATTCATCCTATATCTTTATTTCAAGTAAGAGAAGGTGGTATGTCTTTTCATGGAGGATTAATTGGAGCAATTTTAGTAATTTTTATATATTCTATTTATTATAAAAAAAATTTTTTACAATTAACTGACTTTATTGTTCCATTAGTACCATTGGGTCTAGGAATGGGAAGAATAGGAAATTTTATTAATGGTGAATTATGGGGAAGAGTCGCTATTAATATTCCATGGGCAATAATATTTCCTAATTCAACTCAATCAGATTTGATCTATATCCAAAATAATCAAAATTATATATATTTATTTATAAAATATGGTAATCTACCTAGACATCCATCACAAATTTATGAGTTTTTTTTAGAAGGATTAATATTATTTATTATTTTAAATATAAAATTTGTTAAAAGAAAAATATTAGGATATAATACCAGTATGTTTTTATTGTTTTATGGTATATTTCGTATTTTCGTAGAATTTTTTAGGGAACCTGATGTACAACTAGGTTTATTTTTTAATTATATAACTATGGGTCAAATATTATCTTTACCAATGGTTTTTATAGGATTTCTAATGATATTATATCATACTACACAAAAAAATTTGATTAATTCATCATAA
- a CDS encoding MutH/Sau3AI family endonuclease — translation MYIKKIFSNNIINEKILFFRATLMTGHCLNDIAEWLNFKIPTNLNKDKGWIGKLIELYLLGKQQKNRFNQDIPQIGIEIKTIPIDVKGNTINNTFICYLPLTNKNFLIWKESTLYSKLLKILWIPIITKNKNIPFEMRVIGKPIIWKPSKKNYKNLYNDWIELMKLLISGKIECINHYNGTILLVKTKSNKNKLIKTINQNNEIILTSPRAFYLKKKFTKTLFINS, via the coding sequence ATGTATATAAAAAAAATTTTTTCTAATAATATTATTAATGAAAAAATATTGTTTTTTAGAGCTACACTAATGACAGGTCATTGTTTAAATGATATTGCAGAATGGTTAAATTTTAAAATTCCAACAAATTTAAATAAAGATAAAGGATGGATAGGTAAATTAATTGAATTATATTTATTAGGAAAACAACAAAAAAACAGATTTAATCAAGACATACCCCAAATAGGTATAGAAATTAAAACTATTCCTATTGATGTAAAAGGAAATACTATTAATAATACATTCATATGTTATTTACCTTTAACAAATAAAAATTTTCTTATTTGGAAAGAAAGTACATTATATAGTAAATTATTAAAAATTTTATGGATTCCTATTATAACTAAAAATAAAAATATTCCTTTTGAAATGAGAGTAATAGGAAAGCCTATTATATGGAAACCTTCAAAAAAAAATTATAAAAACTTATATAATGATTGGATTGAATTAATGAAATTACTTATTTCTGGTAAAATAGAATGTATCAATCATTATAATGGTACTATTTTATTAGTAAAAACAAAATCTAATAAAAATAAATTAATAAAAACTATAAATCAAAATAATGAAATTATATTAACATCACCTAGAGCTTTTTATTTAAAAAAAAAATTTACAAAAACATTATTTATAAATTCATAA
- the lysA gene encoding diaminopimelate decarboxylase, which yields MTQIFDFYHNKNGFLTKTIFSIIKKYNSPIWLYCAETIKKRILQLKKFDTVRFAQKACSNINILKLMRKEGVKVDAVSLGEIERAIAAGYNHKNKDDIIFTADIFDFSTLQRIIDLNITVNVGSIDMLHQLGTLSQNHNIWLRINPGFGHGHSKKTNTGGENSKHGIWYTDLKKAITIINKYNLKLIGMHIHIGSGVNYSHLKKVCNAMVSYVLQPYIPKINVISAGGGLSVPYKLCDQIIDTNHYYQLWNQTRNIINNHLQKKIKLEIEPGRFLVAESGILVCQIWAIKEIKEKKFILVDVGFNDFMRPAMYGSYHYISAISSKGIDMSYLPKIKSIVAGPLCEAGDVFTQLDNGEITFCSLPNVNVGDYLIFHDTGAYGASMSSYYNSRPLIPEILIENGIPREIRRHQKIQELINLELY from the coding sequence ATGACACAAATATTTGATTTTTATCATAATAAAAATGGTTTTTTAACAAAAACTATATTTTCTATTATAAAAAAATATAATTCTCCAATTTGGTTATATTGTGCAGAAACTATAAAAAAACGTATTTTACAATTGAAAAAATTTGATACTGTTAGATTTGCTCAAAAAGCATGTTCTAACATTAATATTTTAAAATTAATGAGAAAAGAAGGTGTAAAAGTAGATGCAGTATCTTTAGGAGAAATAGAAAGAGCAATAGCAGCTGGATATAATCATAAAAATAAAGATGATATTATTTTTACAGCAGATATTTTCGATTTTAGTACATTACAGCGTATCATAGATTTAAATATTACTGTGAATGTTGGTTCTATAGATATGTTACATCAATTAGGTACATTATCTCAAAATCATAATATTTGGTTACGTATTAATCCAGGTTTTGGACATGGACATAGCAAAAAAACTAACACTGGTGGTGAAAATAGTAAACATGGTATTTGGTATACAGATTTAAAAAAAGCCATTACAATTATAAATAAATATAATTTAAAATTAATAGGAATGCATATTCATATAGGTTCAGGTGTTAATTATTCTCACTTAAAAAAAGTATGTAATGCTATGGTTAGTTATGTATTACAACCTTATATTCCTAAAATCAATGTAATATCTGCAGGTGGTGGTTTATCTGTTCCATATAAACTATGTGATCAAATTATTGATACAAATCATTATTATCAATTATGGAATCAAACACGTAACATTATTAATAATCATTTACAAAAAAAAATAAAATTAGAAATTGAACCAGGAAGATTTTTAGTAGCAGAATCAGGAATATTAGTATGCCAAATATGGGCTATAAAAGAAATAAAAGAAAAAAAATTTATTTTAGTAGATGTAGGTTTCAATGATTTTATGAGACCTGCAATGTATGGTAGTTATCATTATATATCTGCTATTTCTTCAAAAGGAATAGATATGTCATATTTACCAAAAATAAAATCTATAGTTGCTGGTCCTTTATGTGAAGCAGGAGATGTATTTACACAGTTAGATAATGGAGAAATAACATTTTGTTCATTACCAAATGTTAATGTTGGAGACTATTTAATTTTCCATGATACAGGAGCTTATGGAGCATCTATGTCATCTTATTATAATAGTAGACCTTTAATACCAGAAATATTAATTGAAAATGGTATTCCAAGAGAGATTCGTCGTCATCAAAAAATACAAGAATTAATTAATTTAGAACTTTATTAA